The following proteins come from a genomic window of Sardina pilchardus chromosome 1, fSarPil1.1, whole genome shotgun sequence:
- the rasal3 gene encoding RAS protein activator like-3 isoform X2: MGMNEESEAQDAGAPLRKEEEVGSAEKDAPPEQPVKPQEDVNLLNTYVWHTGAKAPGDTSKAAGGAGQGSMERPEKSTKWSKMQSWRKAHSEDPGDRAATSSRAGEEKPKQGALRKNPFRRAMSEPPGSLFSVLSPSTSAASNSASASTGPAAEASGSPSQDSAQKGKFMKYLQNVSRKIKRPRLQSRNSTPIIEHDVTDSEPVAEDLARLSWVPPQDVPVWDINSCELRDGLIVIREDEPMLRTRNRVSSYVSSLSLQNLAESNTNLECTPDHVAPAGGQKKGQERGVQAMIKRRFQGHNLRKSSTQLDTAGRSQAFGSRESLSVPVTAAENLDLSADLSTIIRPVHSSILGEKYCFEVINSENNHCFGCTSAAERDRWIENLRRTVQPNKDNCERTEHSLSLWVTEGKALPPKRRYYCELHLDGTLFAKTTSRDVGKPTQQSGQGSDGGTGAAGLAPGGQIFWGELFELDNLPPVTKITLHLFRDGDPKKKRHSKDESYLYPLGSVTLPLSDIQGRAFQEKWYPIIPFKPPGSGTGKDQLGPQASLRIKARFQDLQVLPIERYKEFAEYLTLDYVDMCRNLEPLLNVRDKEELAGALVHVLQSIGKAKDFLIDLGGAEVQRLGEKEALIFRENTLATKAIDEYMKLVGQKYLIDTLRDFISQLYESAESCEVDPRKCPQSDLANNQKHLSDSCEKVVQRITEMHSSFPVELNEIFSNWVEECTGQGRPEIGQRLISASLFLRFLCPAILSPSLFGLIQPYPEPSTLRALTLTAKVIQNLANFTLFGEKEEYMLFMNDFLQQHWERMKEFLQMVSNPDSELDMARFDGYVDLPLRLAILHSLLVDIIGTMKQETIDNLEPLPTILNQITDHLGPDAPRITVTSAGNSKPVYVPPKDLNKYSPHHNSMQQLPEAKQTPRMEKPRRQVSRTRSVPSRPLASHKQPKKQTSTESLDRPGIPADPPMEIFHETPKGPKPLPAPVPWIINNEGTYQIQPEHEQTSLLDKELSDLRLGVEQVTERELEMAKRLEDFIVQSQDQNAVLQAEVHDLRNLLAMREEQLASATFRLGVIEEEREEDERKLSIAIAAAERMNVLEEQFAGLMQDMHQSKGDNSENVKNTPYYGIGDQPQMNSN, translated from the exons ATGGGCATGAATGAGGAATCTGAAGCCCAAGACGCCGGCGCGCCGCtcagaaaagaggaagaggtgggGAGCGCAGAGAAGGACGCCCCGCCAGAGCAGCCCGTCAAGCCGCAGGAGGATGTCAACCTCCTCAACACGTACGTGTGGCACACGGGAGCCAAGGCGCCCGGCGACACCTCGAAGGCTGCAGGTGGGGCAGGCCAGGGCAGCATGGAGCGTCCGGAGAAGAGCACCAAGTGGAGCAAGATGCAGAGCTGGCGCAAGGCCCACAGCGAGGACCCCGGGGACCGGGCGGCCACCAGCAGCCGCGCGGGGGAGGAGAAGCCCAAGCAGGGGGCCCTGAGGAAGAACCCGTTCCGGAGGGCCATGTCCGAGCCCCCGGGGTCGCTGTTCTCCGTCCTGTCGCCATCCACCTCGGCGGCCTCCAACTCGGCCTCGGCCTCTACCGGGCCGGCCGCAGAGGCGTCGGGCTCGCCCTCTCAGGACTCGGCGCAGAAGGGCAAGTTCATGAAATACCTGCAGAACGTCTCGCGGAAGATCAAGAGGCCTCGACTGCAAAGCCGTAACAGCACACCGATCATTGAGCACG ATGTGACTGACTCAGAGCCTGTGGCGGAGGACTTGGCCAGACTGTCCTGGGTGCCTCCACAGGAcgtcccagtgtgggacatcaACAGCTGTGAACTGAGAGATGGACTAATTGTTATTAGAGAGGAtgag CCAATGTTGCGAACACGCAACCGTGTCAGCAGCTACGTGTCCAGCCTCAGCCTCCAGAACCTGGCAGAGAGCAACACTAACCTGG AATGCACCCCAGACCATGTGGCTCCTGCAGGTGGCCAGAAGAAGGGCCAGGAGCGAGGAGTCCAG GCAATGATCAAGCGTCGCTTCCAAGGGCATAACCTACGCAAAAGCAGCACACAACTGGACACTGCTGGCAG ATCCCAGGCCTTTGGCTCCAGAGAGTCCCTGTCTGTTCCGGTCACTGCTGCAGAGAATCTGGATCTCAGCGCTGATCTGAGCACCATCATCAGACCCGTCCACAGCTCCATCTTGGGGGAGAAGTATTGCTTTGAG GTCATCAACTCGGAAAACAACCACTGCTTTGGGTGCACTTCAGCTGCAGAAAGAGACAGGTGGATTGAGAACCTGCGACGCACTGTCCAACCAAATAAG GACAACTGTGAGCGTACGGAACACTCTCTCAGCTTGTGGGTAACAGAGGGCAAGGCCCTGCCTCCAAAACGACGCTACTACTGTGAGCTGCATTTGGACGGCACCTTATTTGCAAAAACCACAAGCCGTGACGTTGGCAAGCCCACTCAGCAGTCTGGACAGGGCAGCGATGGGGGCACAGGTGCCGCAGGACTGGCACCAGGGGGGCAGATCTTCTGGGGGGAACTCTTTGAACTTGACAACCTTCCTCCGGTCACCAAAATCACTCTGCACCTCTTCCGTGATGGGGATCCCAAGAAAAAGCGACATTCCAAAGATGAATCCTACTTATATCCTCTGGGCAGCGtgactctgcctctctctgacaTACAGGGACGTGCCTTTCAAGAGAAATGGTACCCTATAATTCCCTTCAAACCGCCCGGATCTGGCACCGGAAAGGACCAACTGGGGCCCCAAGCCTCCCTACGGATTAAGGCCCGCTTCCAGGACCTGCAGGTTCTGCCCATTGAGAGATATAAGGAATTTGCAGAGTACCTCACACTGGACTATGTGGACATGTGTCGCAACCTGGAGCCCCTGTTGAATGTGAGGGACAAGGAAGAGTTGGCTGGCGCGCTGGTGCATGTCCTTCAGAGCATTGGCAAAGCCAAG GATTTCCTGATTGACCTTGGAGGTGCAGAAGTCCAGCGCTTGGGTGAGAAGGAGGCTCTCATTTTCCGAGAGAACACCCTTGCGACCAAGGCCATCGATGAATACATGAAGCTTGTGGGCCAGAAGTACCTCATTGACACACTGA GAGACTTCATCAGTCAGCTGTATGAGTCTGCTGAGAGCTGTGAGGTGGACCCCAGGAAATGCCCTCAGTCTGATCTGGCCAATAACCAGAAGCATCTGAGCGATAGCTGCGAGAAGGTGGTGCAGAGGATAACGGAGATGCACAG CTCCTTCCCGGTGGAGCTCAATGAGATCTTCTCCAACTGGGTGGAGGAGTGCACAGGGCAGGGGCGGCCGGAGATCGGCCAGCGCCTCATCTCGGCGTCGCTCTTCCTGCGCTTCCTCTGCCCGGCCATCCTCAGCCCCTCGCTCTTCGGCCTGATTCAGCCCTACCCAGAACCCTCCACTCTGCGCGCACTCACGCTCACAGCCAAAGTCATCCAGAACCTGGCCAACTTCACCCT GTTTGGTGAGAAGGAAGAGTACATGCTTTTCATGAATGACTTCTTGCAACAACACTGGGAGCGTATGAAGGAGTTTTTGCAAATGGTGTCCAACCCAGACAGTGAGCTTGACATGGCACGCTTTGATGGTTACGTGGATCTGCCGTTGCGGCTGGCTATTCTACACAGTTTGTTGGTGGACATCATTGGCACCATGAAACAG GAAACCATAGACAACCTGGAACCCCTCCCTACAATCCTGAACCAGATCACAGACCACCTGGGTCCTGATGCCCCTCGGATTACTGTTACCAG CGCTGGAAATTCAAAGCCCGTCTATGTGCCTCCCAAGGACCTCAATAAATACAGCCCCCATCATAATTCTATGCAACAGTTACCTGAAGCCAAGCAAACTCCGAGGATGGAGAAGCCAAGGAGACAAGTGTCCAGGACCAGAAGTGTCCCAAGCAGACCACTGGCATCGCACAAACAGCCCAAGAAACAGACTAGCACTGAGAGCCTTGATCGCCCCGGGATCCCTGCGGATCCTCCCATGGAGATTTTCCATGAGACG CCAAAAGGACCAAAGCCCCTGCCAGCCCCTGTGCCATGGATTATCAACAACGAAGGCACATATCAGATTCAACCGGAGCATGAGCAAACCAGCCTGCTGGACAAG GAGCTGTCAGACCTGCGGCTAGGAGTGGAGCAGGTGACCGAGCGAGAGCTGGAGATGGCCAAACGTCTGGAGGACTTCATCGTCCAGAGCCAGGACCAAAATGCGGTGCTGCAAGCTGAGGTCCACGACCTGCGAAACCTGCTTGCCATGCGTGAGGAACAGCTCGCTAGTGCCACCTTCAG ACTTGGGGttatagaggaggagagagaggaggacgagaGGAAACTCAGTATTGCCATAGCAGCAGCCGAACGGATGAACGTTTTG GAAGAACAGTTTGCAGGCCTGATGCAGGATATGCATCAGTCTAAAGGCGATAACTCAGAAAATGTGAAGAACACACCATATTATGGAATCGGGGATCAGCCTCAAATGAACAGCAACTGA
- the rasal3 gene encoding RAS protein activator like-3 isoform X1: MGMNEESEAQDAGAPLRKEEEVGSAEKDAPPEQPVKPQEDVNLLNTYVWHTGAKAPGDTSKAAGGAGQGSMERPEKSTKWSKMQSWRKAHSEDPGDRAATSSRAGEEKPKQGALRKNPFRRAMSEPPGSLFSVLSPSTSAASNSASASTGPAAEASGSPSQDSAQKGKFMKYLQNVSRKIKRPRLQSRNSTPIIEHDVTDSEPVAEDLARLSWVPPQDVPVWDINSCELRDGLIVIREDEPMLRTRNRVSSYVSSLSLQNLAESNTNLECTPDHVAPAGGQKKGQERGVQAMIKRRFQGHNLRKSSTQLDTAGRSQAFGSRESLSVPVTAAENLDLSADLSTIIRPVHSSILGEKYCFEVINSENNHCFGCTSAAERDRWIENLRRTVQPNKDNCERTEHSLSLWVTEGKALPPKRRYYCELHLDGTLFAKTTSRDVGKPTQQSGQGSDGGTGAAGLAPGGQIFWGELFELDNLPPVTKITLHLFRDGDPKKKRHSKDESYLYPLGSVTLPLSDIQGRAFQEKWYPIIPFKPPGSGTGKDQLGPQASLRIKARFQDLQVLPIERYKEFAEYLTLDYVDMCRNLEPLLNVRDKEELAGALVHVLQSIGKAKDFLIDLGGAEVQRLGEKEALIFRENTLATKAIDEYMKLVGQKYLIDTLRDFISQLYESAESCEVDPRKCPQSDLANNQKHLSDSCEKVVQRITEMHSSFPVELNEIFSNWVEECTGQGRPEIGQRLISASLFLRFLCPAILSPSLFGLIQPYPEPSTLRALTLTAKVIQNLANFTLFGEKEEYMLFMNDFLQQHWERMKEFLQMVSNPDSELDMARFDGYVDLPLRLAILHSLLVDIIGTMKQETIDNLEPLPTILNQITDHLGPDAPRITVTSAGNSKPVYVPPKDLNKYSPHHNSMQQLPEAKQTPRMEKPRRQVSRTRSVPSRPLASHKQPKKQTSTESLDRPGIPADPPMEIFHETPKGPKPLPAPVPWIINNEGTYQIQPEHEQTSLLDKHSQELSDLRLGVEQVTERELEMAKRLEDFIVQSQDQNAVLQAEVHDLRNLLAMREEQLASATFRLGVIEEEREEDERKLSIAIAAAERMNVLEEQFAGLMQDMHQSKGDNSENVKNTPYYGIGDQPQMNSN, encoded by the exons ATGGGCATGAATGAGGAATCTGAAGCCCAAGACGCCGGCGCGCCGCtcagaaaagaggaagaggtgggGAGCGCAGAGAAGGACGCCCCGCCAGAGCAGCCCGTCAAGCCGCAGGAGGATGTCAACCTCCTCAACACGTACGTGTGGCACACGGGAGCCAAGGCGCCCGGCGACACCTCGAAGGCTGCAGGTGGGGCAGGCCAGGGCAGCATGGAGCGTCCGGAGAAGAGCACCAAGTGGAGCAAGATGCAGAGCTGGCGCAAGGCCCACAGCGAGGACCCCGGGGACCGGGCGGCCACCAGCAGCCGCGCGGGGGAGGAGAAGCCCAAGCAGGGGGCCCTGAGGAAGAACCCGTTCCGGAGGGCCATGTCCGAGCCCCCGGGGTCGCTGTTCTCCGTCCTGTCGCCATCCACCTCGGCGGCCTCCAACTCGGCCTCGGCCTCTACCGGGCCGGCCGCAGAGGCGTCGGGCTCGCCCTCTCAGGACTCGGCGCAGAAGGGCAAGTTCATGAAATACCTGCAGAACGTCTCGCGGAAGATCAAGAGGCCTCGACTGCAAAGCCGTAACAGCACACCGATCATTGAGCACG ATGTGACTGACTCAGAGCCTGTGGCGGAGGACTTGGCCAGACTGTCCTGGGTGCCTCCACAGGAcgtcccagtgtgggacatcaACAGCTGTGAACTGAGAGATGGACTAATTGTTATTAGAGAGGAtgag CCAATGTTGCGAACACGCAACCGTGTCAGCAGCTACGTGTCCAGCCTCAGCCTCCAGAACCTGGCAGAGAGCAACACTAACCTGG AATGCACCCCAGACCATGTGGCTCCTGCAGGTGGCCAGAAGAAGGGCCAGGAGCGAGGAGTCCAG GCAATGATCAAGCGTCGCTTCCAAGGGCATAACCTACGCAAAAGCAGCACACAACTGGACACTGCTGGCAG ATCCCAGGCCTTTGGCTCCAGAGAGTCCCTGTCTGTTCCGGTCACTGCTGCAGAGAATCTGGATCTCAGCGCTGATCTGAGCACCATCATCAGACCCGTCCACAGCTCCATCTTGGGGGAGAAGTATTGCTTTGAG GTCATCAACTCGGAAAACAACCACTGCTTTGGGTGCACTTCAGCTGCAGAAAGAGACAGGTGGATTGAGAACCTGCGACGCACTGTCCAACCAAATAAG GACAACTGTGAGCGTACGGAACACTCTCTCAGCTTGTGGGTAACAGAGGGCAAGGCCCTGCCTCCAAAACGACGCTACTACTGTGAGCTGCATTTGGACGGCACCTTATTTGCAAAAACCACAAGCCGTGACGTTGGCAAGCCCACTCAGCAGTCTGGACAGGGCAGCGATGGGGGCACAGGTGCCGCAGGACTGGCACCAGGGGGGCAGATCTTCTGGGGGGAACTCTTTGAACTTGACAACCTTCCTCCGGTCACCAAAATCACTCTGCACCTCTTCCGTGATGGGGATCCCAAGAAAAAGCGACATTCCAAAGATGAATCCTACTTATATCCTCTGGGCAGCGtgactctgcctctctctgacaTACAGGGACGTGCCTTTCAAGAGAAATGGTACCCTATAATTCCCTTCAAACCGCCCGGATCTGGCACCGGAAAGGACCAACTGGGGCCCCAAGCCTCCCTACGGATTAAGGCCCGCTTCCAGGACCTGCAGGTTCTGCCCATTGAGAGATATAAGGAATTTGCAGAGTACCTCACACTGGACTATGTGGACATGTGTCGCAACCTGGAGCCCCTGTTGAATGTGAGGGACAAGGAAGAGTTGGCTGGCGCGCTGGTGCATGTCCTTCAGAGCATTGGCAAAGCCAAG GATTTCCTGATTGACCTTGGAGGTGCAGAAGTCCAGCGCTTGGGTGAGAAGGAGGCTCTCATTTTCCGAGAGAACACCCTTGCGACCAAGGCCATCGATGAATACATGAAGCTTGTGGGCCAGAAGTACCTCATTGACACACTGA GAGACTTCATCAGTCAGCTGTATGAGTCTGCTGAGAGCTGTGAGGTGGACCCCAGGAAATGCCCTCAGTCTGATCTGGCCAATAACCAGAAGCATCTGAGCGATAGCTGCGAGAAGGTGGTGCAGAGGATAACGGAGATGCACAG CTCCTTCCCGGTGGAGCTCAATGAGATCTTCTCCAACTGGGTGGAGGAGTGCACAGGGCAGGGGCGGCCGGAGATCGGCCAGCGCCTCATCTCGGCGTCGCTCTTCCTGCGCTTCCTCTGCCCGGCCATCCTCAGCCCCTCGCTCTTCGGCCTGATTCAGCCCTACCCAGAACCCTCCACTCTGCGCGCACTCACGCTCACAGCCAAAGTCATCCAGAACCTGGCCAACTTCACCCT GTTTGGTGAGAAGGAAGAGTACATGCTTTTCATGAATGACTTCTTGCAACAACACTGGGAGCGTATGAAGGAGTTTTTGCAAATGGTGTCCAACCCAGACAGTGAGCTTGACATGGCACGCTTTGATGGTTACGTGGATCTGCCGTTGCGGCTGGCTATTCTACACAGTTTGTTGGTGGACATCATTGGCACCATGAAACAG GAAACCATAGACAACCTGGAACCCCTCCCTACAATCCTGAACCAGATCACAGACCACCTGGGTCCTGATGCCCCTCGGATTACTGTTACCAG CGCTGGAAATTCAAAGCCCGTCTATGTGCCTCCCAAGGACCTCAATAAATACAGCCCCCATCATAATTCTATGCAACAGTTACCTGAAGCCAAGCAAACTCCGAGGATGGAGAAGCCAAGGAGACAAGTGTCCAGGACCAGAAGTGTCCCAAGCAGACCACTGGCATCGCACAAACAGCCCAAGAAACAGACTAGCACTGAGAGCCTTGATCGCCCCGGGATCCCTGCGGATCCTCCCATGGAGATTTTCCATGAGACG CCAAAAGGACCAAAGCCCCTGCCAGCCCCTGTGCCATGGATTATCAACAACGAAGGCACATATCAGATTCAACCGGAGCATGAGCAAACCAGCCTGCTGGACAAG CACTCGCAGGAGCTGTCAGACCTGCGGCTAGGAGTGGAGCAGGTGACCGAGCGAGAGCTGGAGATGGCCAAACGTCTGGAGGACTTCATCGTCCAGAGCCAGGACCAAAATGCGGTGCTGCAAGCTGAGGTCCACGACCTGCGAAACCTGCTTGCCATGCGTGAGGAACAGCTCGCTAGTGCCACCTTCAG ACTTGGGGttatagaggaggagagagaggaggacgagaGGAAACTCAGTATTGCCATAGCAGCAGCCGAACGGATGAACGTTTTG GAAGAACAGTTTGCAGGCCTGATGCAGGATATGCATCAGTCTAAAGGCGATAACTCAGAAAATGTGAAGAACACACCATATTATGGAATCGGGGATCAGCCTCAAATGAACAGCAACTGA
- the pglyrp2 gene encoding N-acetylmuramoyl-L-alanine amidase — MTISTVWLIALAWTCVNIQSAEVYQRDTDHFIQAIQKIENSGLDVSPLSIVRSLRRAVGHDDTFTQSFLGATHSDSDTGILITNSSRKIEAWSLQFLGFFDKAIHNFVTDAREERGVVLTPDGTTVALAPLLQGVEAGLKARSESRQPQGLHSLTLARALGLSFLQAFNSSSDRLGPDGCWDNVTAPMVYTLSRAPSLATDALINGGMDGAILGAHLSDATKALPKLSELLLVYYHFQLGETGLDGAPLLVSPLRRENYRKLVSPPVLEGMVLEFLADRKPSAEMKEAVKVGVQDFVLRYLDCPPMIPRCMWGAKASKGIPARLSPPLHFLYVHHTEVPSRPCLTFQQCSRDMRAMQRFHQEERGWQDIGYSFVVGSDGYMYEGRGWGRLGAHTRNHNAFGYGVAFIGNYSASLPTRHSLGLVRHRLATCGVTGHFIQANYTVQGHRQVVDTTCPGDALYSEISTWEHYGDTESPKATPS; from the exons ATGACAATCTCCACAGTATGGCTCATTGCACTGGCTTGGACATGCGTCAACATTCAGAGTGCAG AAGTGTACCAGAGGGATACTGACCATTTCATCCAGGCCATCCAGAAGATTGAGAACTCTGGACTGGACGTGAGCCCTCTGTCCATAGTGAGGAGCCTACGCAGGGCAGTCGGCCATGACGACACTTTCACGCAGAGTTTCCTCGGGGCAACTCACAGTGACAGTGACACGGGTATTCTGATAACAAACAGCAGCAGGAAAATCGAGGCATGGAGTTTACAATTCCTGGGATTCTTTGACAAGGCCATTCACAATTTTGTGACGGACGCCCGCGAAGAGAGGGGTGTGGTTCTCACCCCGGATGGCACCACGGTGGCCCTGGCGCCGCTGCTGCAGGGCGTGGAGGCTGGTCTGAAGGCCCGGTCCGAGAGCCGCCAGCCCCAAGGCTTGCACTCCCTCACGCTGGCCAGGGCCCTGGGCCTGTCTTTCCTACAGGCCTTCAACTCCTCCTCGGACCGCTTGGGCCCCGATGGATGCTGGGATAACGTTACCGCGCCCATGGTGTACACCCTCTCCAGAGCCCCCTCTCTCGCCACGGACGCTCTGATCAACGGCGGCATGGATGGCGCCATTCTCGGGGCGCACCTGTCTGACGCCACCAAAGCCCTCCCCAAACTCAGCGAGCTACTGCTGGTCTACTACCACTTCCAGCTGGGGGAGACCGGCCTGGATGGAGCTCCGCTCCTCGTCAGTCCCTTGCGCAGGGAGAACTACAGGAAGCTGGTGTCGCCCCCCGTGCTGGAGGGAATGGTGCTGGAGTTCCTGGCCGACCGAAAACCTTCAGCAGAGATGAAGGAAGCGGTGAAAGTGGGGGTGCAGGACTTTGTGCTGCGTTACCTGG atTGCCCACCAATGATCCCTCGTTGTATGTGGGGGGCTAAAGCATCCAAGGGGATTCCTGCGAGACTCTCACCCCCCCTACACTTCCTCTACGTTCACCACACGGAGGTTCCCAGCAGGCCTTGCCTGACCTTCCAGCAGTGCTCCCGGGACATGCGCGCCATGCAGCGGTTTcaccaggaggagagaggctggCAAGATATTGGGTACAG CTTTGTGGTGGGGTCTGATGGGTACATGTATGAGGGTCGAGGCTGGGGGAGGCTGGGCGCCCACACCAGGAACCACAACGCCTTCGGCTACGGCGTCGCATTCATCGGCAACTACTCGGCCTCTCTGCCAACACGCCACAGCCTGGGTCTAGTCCGCCACCGCCTGGCAACGTGTGGCGTTACCGGTCACTTCATACAGGCCAACTACACGGTCCAGGGTCACAGGCAAGTGGTGGACACCACCTGCCCGGGGGATGCTCTCTACTCTGAGATCAGCACCTGGGAGCATTACGGG GACACAGAATCTCCCAAAGCAACACCCAGCTGA
- the rasal3 gene encoding disabled homolog 2-interacting protein isoform X3 → MGFRRWIVCGGALECTPDHVAPAGGQKKGQERGVQAMIKRRFQGHNLRKSSTQLDTAGRSQAFGSRESLSVPVTAAENLDLSADLSTIIRPVHSSILGEKYCFEVINSENNHCFGCTSAAERDRWIENLRRTVQPNKDNCERTEHSLSLWVTEGKALPPKRRYYCELHLDGTLFAKTTSRDVGKPTQQSGQGSDGGTGAAGLAPGGQIFWGELFELDNLPPVTKITLHLFRDGDPKKKRHSKDESYLYPLGSVTLPLSDIQGRAFQEKWYPIIPFKPPGSGTGKDQLGPQASLRIKARFQDLQVLPIERYKEFAEYLTLDYVDMCRNLEPLLNVRDKEELAGALVHVLQSIGKAKDFLIDLGGAEVQRLGEKEALIFRENTLATKAIDEYMKLVGQKYLIDTLRDFISQLYESAESCEVDPRKCPQSDLANNQKHLSDSCEKVVQRITEMHSSFPVELNEIFSNWVEECTGQGRPEIGQRLISASLFLRFLCPAILSPSLFGLIQPYPEPSTLRALTLTAKVIQNLANFTLFGEKEEYMLFMNDFLQQHWERMKEFLQMVSNPDSELDMARFDGYVDLPLRLAILHSLLVDIIGTMKQETIDNLEPLPTILNQITDHLGPDAPRITVTSAGNSKPVYVPPKDLNKYSPHHNSMQQLPEAKQTPRMEKPRRQVSRTRSVPSRPLASHKQPKKQTSTESLDRPGIPADPPMEIFHETPKGPKPLPAPVPWIINNEGTYQIQPEHEQTSLLDKHSQELSDLRLGVEQVTERELEMAKRLEDFIVQSQDQNAVLQAEVHDLRNLLAMREEQLASATFRLGVIEEEREEDERKLSIAIAAAERMNVLEEQFAGLMQDMHQSKGDNSENVKNTPYYGIGDQPQMNSN, encoded by the exons ATGGGGTTCAGACGCTGGATTGTTTGTGGAGGAGCATTAG AATGCACCCCAGACCATGTGGCTCCTGCAGGTGGCCAGAAGAAGGGCCAGGAGCGAGGAGTCCAG GCAATGATCAAGCGTCGCTTCCAAGGGCATAACCTACGCAAAAGCAGCACACAACTGGACACTGCTGGCAG ATCCCAGGCCTTTGGCTCCAGAGAGTCCCTGTCTGTTCCGGTCACTGCTGCAGAGAATCTGGATCTCAGCGCTGATCTGAGCACCATCATCAGACCCGTCCACAGCTCCATCTTGGGGGAGAAGTATTGCTTTGAG GTCATCAACTCGGAAAACAACCACTGCTTTGGGTGCACTTCAGCTGCAGAAAGAGACAGGTGGATTGAGAACCTGCGACGCACTGTCCAACCAAATAAG GACAACTGTGAGCGTACGGAACACTCTCTCAGCTTGTGGGTAACAGAGGGCAAGGCCCTGCCTCCAAAACGACGCTACTACTGTGAGCTGCATTTGGACGGCACCTTATTTGCAAAAACCACAAGCCGTGACGTTGGCAAGCCCACTCAGCAGTCTGGACAGGGCAGCGATGGGGGCACAGGTGCCGCAGGACTGGCACCAGGGGGGCAGATCTTCTGGGGGGAACTCTTTGAACTTGACAACCTTCCTCCGGTCACCAAAATCACTCTGCACCTCTTCCGTGATGGGGATCCCAAGAAAAAGCGACATTCCAAAGATGAATCCTACTTATATCCTCTGGGCAGCGtgactctgcctctctctgacaTACAGGGACGTGCCTTTCAAGAGAAATGGTACCCTATAATTCCCTTCAAACCGCCCGGATCTGGCACCGGAAAGGACCAACTGGGGCCCCAAGCCTCCCTACGGATTAAGGCCCGCTTCCAGGACCTGCAGGTTCTGCCCATTGAGAGATATAAGGAATTTGCAGAGTACCTCACACTGGACTATGTGGACATGTGTCGCAACCTGGAGCCCCTGTTGAATGTGAGGGACAAGGAAGAGTTGGCTGGCGCGCTGGTGCATGTCCTTCAGAGCATTGGCAAAGCCAAG GATTTCCTGATTGACCTTGGAGGTGCAGAAGTCCAGCGCTTGGGTGAGAAGGAGGCTCTCATTTTCCGAGAGAACACCCTTGCGACCAAGGCCATCGATGAATACATGAAGCTTGTGGGCCAGAAGTACCTCATTGACACACTGA GAGACTTCATCAGTCAGCTGTATGAGTCTGCTGAGAGCTGTGAGGTGGACCCCAGGAAATGCCCTCAGTCTGATCTGGCCAATAACCAGAAGCATCTGAGCGATAGCTGCGAGAAGGTGGTGCAGAGGATAACGGAGATGCACAG CTCCTTCCCGGTGGAGCTCAATGAGATCTTCTCCAACTGGGTGGAGGAGTGCACAGGGCAGGGGCGGCCGGAGATCGGCCAGCGCCTCATCTCGGCGTCGCTCTTCCTGCGCTTCCTCTGCCCGGCCATCCTCAGCCCCTCGCTCTTCGGCCTGATTCAGCCCTACCCAGAACCCTCCACTCTGCGCGCACTCACGCTCACAGCCAAAGTCATCCAGAACCTGGCCAACTTCACCCT GTTTGGTGAGAAGGAAGAGTACATGCTTTTCATGAATGACTTCTTGCAACAACACTGGGAGCGTATGAAGGAGTTTTTGCAAATGGTGTCCAACCCAGACAGTGAGCTTGACATGGCACGCTTTGATGGTTACGTGGATCTGCCGTTGCGGCTGGCTATTCTACACAGTTTGTTGGTGGACATCATTGGCACCATGAAACAG GAAACCATAGACAACCTGGAACCCCTCCCTACAATCCTGAACCAGATCACAGACCACCTGGGTCCTGATGCCCCTCGGATTACTGTTACCAG CGCTGGAAATTCAAAGCCCGTCTATGTGCCTCCCAAGGACCTCAATAAATACAGCCCCCATCATAATTCTATGCAACAGTTACCTGAAGCCAAGCAAACTCCGAGGATGGAGAAGCCAAGGAGACAAGTGTCCAGGACCAGAAGTGTCCCAAGCAGACCACTGGCATCGCACAAACAGCCCAAGAAACAGACTAGCACTGAGAGCCTTGATCGCCCCGGGATCCCTGCGGATCCTCCCATGGAGATTTTCCATGAGACG CCAAAAGGACCAAAGCCCCTGCCAGCCCCTGTGCCATGGATTATCAACAACGAAGGCACATATCAGATTCAACCGGAGCATGAGCAAACCAGCCTGCTGGACAAG CACTCGCAGGAGCTGTCAGACCTGCGGCTAGGAGTGGAGCAGGTGACCGAGCGAGAGCTGGAGATGGCCAAACGTCTGGAGGACTTCATCGTCCAGAGCCAGGACCAAAATGCGGTGCTGCAAGCTGAGGTCCACGACCTGCGAAACCTGCTTGCCATGCGTGAGGAACAGCTCGCTAGTGCCACCTTCAG ACTTGGGGttatagaggaggagagagaggaggacgagaGGAAACTCAGTATTGCCATAGCAGCAGCCGAACGGATGAACGTTTTG GAAGAACAGTTTGCAGGCCTGATGCAGGATATGCATCAGTCTAAAGGCGATAACTCAGAAAATGTGAAGAACACACCATATTATGGAATCGGGGATCAGCCTCAAATGAACAGCAACTGA